AGCAAGCCGCAAGATATTGTATCTCCCAGGAGAAGCTATACCGGAGATCCTTCTCAGGGCCGTACTTGAGATGTGTCACACCTCGAGAAGCCGCTAGAATCCTTGTAGAACTACATGAAGGAGATTGTGAGTCCCATTCTAGCAGCAGGAGCCTGGTGCTCAGGGCCAAAAGAGCAGGCTACTATTGGCCCACGATGGCCGCATACGCCAACCAGCAAGCCAAACACTGCGACCAGTGTCAGAGGCACGCTCCAGTATTTAAACTCCCTCCGGAAAACCTCAAGTCCATAAGCTCACCGTGGCCCTTCAGAAAGTGGGGCATGGACATAATGAGAAAATTCCCTATGGCGCCGGGGCAGAAGGTCTTCCTTCTGGTAGTCACTGATTACTTCTCCAAATTGGTCAAAGCAGAAGCACTCAGCCGGATCACAGACCTCCAGATCCGCAAATTCCTATGGACAAACGTAATCACTCGCTTCCGGGTCCCCCATGAGATCATCGTCGATAATGGGCCGCAGTTCACGAGCCACAATTTCAAGGAGCATTGCAAGGACTAGGGCATAAAGCTTACCTTCGCCACACCCTGACACCCCAGTCTAACAGACAAGCCAAATCCACGAACAATACCGTGGTCAACATGCTTAAAAAGCGATTGGAGGGTTCTCACGGGAAGTGGACGGAAGAACTGCACAGAGTCCTTTGGGCCTACCGGACCACTCCGAAGACGACGACGCAGGAAACTCCTTACTCGCTAGTCTACGGCTCTGAAACCATAATACCCACAGAGATGCACGTGAGAACAACAGTCTCAGGGTCTACCTCTCAAGAAGAGAACGATGAGCTGATGACGCTGAGCCTCGACCTACTCGACGAAAAGAGAGAGGCCATTCGGCTAAGAAACTGGTCATAACAGCAAGACGTCGCCAGGACGTACAACAAGAAAGTCAGAACCAGAACCTTCCAGCAAGGGGACTGGGTTCTACGACGAGCAGAAAAATGACAGGAAAACTCACCCCCGGGTGGGAAGGACCCTATAAGGTAATCGAGGTGCGGAGAACAGGAGCCTACAGGCTACATGATTGCAAAGGTAAAATACAACCCAACTGCTGGAACGCCCTGCACCTCAAAGCCTATCATTTTTAATACGGTCTCCGAACCATGATTTCTACTATCTTACTATATACTATTTAAGCATTATGATTTCCTACTCCTATGTATGTTAAACGTCTCCAGACAAAGCTTATAATAAAAAATAGTTCCGACTATAAAGGCAGTAGGAAAATCACTATACTTAAAGGGGCATACGAGCTGGATCAGGTCTCCGGATACCTCCGTTCCTGAGCAACCCTTGTCAAAAAGTGGCACGCCCACATAAAATCAAAATGGGTATGAGACATAAAGCAGGAATGGGTATGCGCAAGCCTGAGTATGCTGTCAAAACTACCTAAAATCCCTGTGCAGCCTAAGGCGCATCGGGGTCCTAGAGTACCACATGTGAAAGTACCTGTATTAAAACACTATGTGCTATACAATACAGGGAACACTGGGTTTACTTGCAAAAGTACTGTGAAATACAGAGAGAAAAAGTGCAAAAGTCCAGGAGCACCTCATAATCTCTGCTTATCCAGACGTGGAAAGCAGCAAAGCCCGGCACTTGGGTCATAACACCCACACCAGCACCCTCTAAGCCTGTCAGTGACTTCCTGCAGAAGTAAAATACATCATAGGAACTCGATAGTAGCCAGCTTCTGAGCGGCAGAATGCAAAATCCGAACAGGTACCAGTAGTAGTCTTGCCTAGGGAGGTGGAGTACGGTCCCTGCGAAAATAAATATTTTGGGTTCTCAAGGGAACTCCAGGCCCATATACAAACCCGCGATCTAAAGAGGAAACCCACGGTTCCCCATACAATCTCGGGTCCTATGTATAAAAACTAAAGACAAACCTCAGGGTTCCCATATAGCCTCCAGGTTCCAAGCAAAGATCTGAGGAAGAACCTCCAGGTTCCTATCTGGCATCAGGGTTCCTAATTAGCCTAAGGCGCATCGGGGTCATTACATCTCTAAGAACCTCCGGGTTCCCATATGACCTCAAGGTCCAAACACAAACACCAGGGTCCCGATACGATCTCAGGATCTAAGGGAAAACCCTAGGTTCTCACACGACCTCAGGGTCCAATCACGATCTCAAGAACCTCCGGGTTCCAAGTACGGTCTCCAGATCTAACGAAGAATCTTTGGGTCCTCATACAGCCTCCGGGCTCCAATCATGATTTCAGGATCTAAAGGAAAACCTACGGGTTCCCAGGCGACCTCCGGGTCCTTACGCGACCTTCAGGTTACGAAAATAACCTCCAGACTCCAAGAGTCCATATTCTAGAAAGCTTGAAACCTCCAGGTTCAGAGCCCATCTCTCAGGTCCTAGCTGCAACCTCCGGGTTCTTAGGCTACCTTCTGGTCCCTGCGTAATCTTCAAGTCCGGGGCAACCCCAACATCCATAGATGACCTCCGAATTTTCATGACGTTTCCCAAGAAAAGCGGTTCACTCCAGGGTCCAGTTATCTAACCTACAAAGAGGATAAGGAGCGATCATATACTACGAGTCTCGCCCCAACCGAGAAACAGGCGGGGAAGATCCTCTTAAAAATTTGAAGTACTATCATCAGAGCATGCAAGACAATAGGAAAGAGTGCATAGAAAGAAAGTTATAAAGAGCCGATTATTCCAAAAACCAAAGGGGGCTACGGAGAGCCATTATTCAAAACAAGGAGATTCAACAAAAAGCCAGAGTTTCAGAAGCAAAAAAAGAAAAGAAAAATCATTCAGAAAGAAGGCTCCTCCGAGAATCGCGACCCCACGACGGATCTCGGGGTGGCGACCCGGGAGAAACTCCCCGACTGCTGGTCGATCCCTCCAGACAGGAGCAGATGTCGATGGTACTCTTCTTCAAGATCCCAATGTTCTTCCCGCTTCTCCAGCCATTCCTTCATGAGCTCCCATCTGGTCGATGCCTTCACCTGCTGAATCAACAGATCCCGGCAGGCCATCATGTTCTGCACCTGACTACGGAGAAAGAACACCTCGCCAATTAACCTCCGGTGAGCATCCCCCAATGGGTCATGATTGAGTACGACTTCAACACCTGTTGACGAGGTGGAAGATAAGCCATTAACCAACGAAGTGGCCCTCGCCAATCTTGGGGGAGGGGTATAAAAAGGACGCCTCTTCCACGTTTTGGCCTTCTGGTGCTCGTCATAAATGGCCGACACCGAGAGCCTCACCACGTTCCCTGGAAAATGCAATGCAGGAAGTAAGAAAACAGAGTCCTATCAGGTGAAAACTAAAAGGGAAGGCTTACCCCAAACGCGGCTATGCCGCAAGGACTCCTTGCTCACCAGGAAAGTCACCCATCGAAATCACCAAGGAACTCCCATTATAAGCTTCGCTACTGCTTCTCCAGCAAAGGAAACCAGACGAGACACATCTTATAGCAAGAACCAGGCGTCAATAAAAAATGAAACCCAAAAGGAACGGTAAGACTCAAAGTTCGAACCCAAAATGAAACCCAAAAGGAACTTACCGATTGTACGCCAGGACGTAGGATAGTCAAAAGGCTCATGGATCTTCACGAATACATACCGATTGTTCCAGCCATCTCCGAAGGGATAGTTGCCCCTAATACCCCTCGAAGGTTCCTCGACTAAAGGAGTGCCATCACGGGATCAGAGATGGTAGAACCCTGCTTTGTTCACCAGAGGGGCAAAGCAGTACGAGTATAGAATCTCATGCACCCCTATGGAAAACCCATGAAGTTCCCCAAGTACTTGGATAACCATTAAAGTCCTCCAAGTAAGGGGAGTAAGTTGAGAAAGACAGAAACCAAAGAAAGAGGATACTTCGCCTATAAGGGAAGGGATAACACCCCGGAAGACTGCTTCCAGATATGCTTCATAAATAGCTATCTCATTCGCCCCTCCATCTGGAGCACGCTCGAACTCAGACGGGCTCCTCATCCCCACTGAAGGATGAATCGCATATTTCCTCCGCATGTCAGCAAGGTCTCCCTCTCGGATCTCGGTACGGGGACCATCATCAAAGAAACAGGAATGGCGCCGCCTCAGGGGTGCCATCGGGACCGCCTTGCTGTCAGCCTCTGGAACATCTCCCCAAGAAGGGATGGGAGATGAGAAAGGATCGGTGAAAAGATGACGTGGCCTTGGACGGCCACCCACGAGTGAGGACGGAAACACAAGCAGTTCGGGATTTACCTTTCTCAACCGGAAGTCAGCGCTGGAATTGGGTTGAGGCCGATTAGAGGATATCGCGAGCCCTTATATACATCCGGATCACTCATCCTTGCAGAGCCGGAAAAGGAAATAGGGATGTTTCCAAATATCTCAATGAATCTCTGGCATAAACGACAAAACATTAAAAAAGGAAACTCGGTCTTTGCAAAATAAAGGGAAAATCCTCCCTAAAAAGGAAGTTTTGCAAAAAGATACATACCTCCAAAAGAAGAGTCGACCATAGTATCCTTCGAAGCATCCAGACATGCCTTTATGCATCATGCTCAAGTACTCAGACCTCTTCTTTGGAAATCGCCATCTCCAAGACACCGCCAAAAGCCCTGAGCTTCTCCATCTTCAACAAGCAATCAGCTGTTCAAGAAGATAGCGCCAGACCCCGGTCTGTTATCAGGGAACCGGTCCTCCCCGGATTCAGAGTGTGGCTCCAGCCTGAGAGGAACCCGGGATATCAGGATTACTGGAGCGATGTCCTGCCTAGGGAAAGCCTGCTGAGAATGAGCAACTTCCGTTGACTTGAGTGCACAGGTTATTCCCCGAGTTCGATGACGAAATCGAGCAATAAGGGGCAAACTGTTGGGGAAAAAACCTCAGGTATAGAATTCCTCCAGACCCCAGGCAGGACACCGGCCTCTGAGTCCCCGCTGGGAGACGCCCCAGGTCCCAGCTGTGAAGTATTCTGGGTCCAGTCCCAGGGACCGCCCCCTTCCTCCGGGAAAAAGAAAACTTCCGCTAAGGAGAACCTTCCATATTTCCGAATATGGAAGAATTTAACCTACTCCAACCGACTATATGCCGACCTAAAACAATTATATAAAGGGAGCCTAAACCCTAGAGCAAGGGATCGATACTTCAAGACTTAGAGATTAGAGCTAGGCGGCTAGAACTAGGGTTCTTACTCAAAACTGTTGTAGTCCCAGCTCAAACGATCAATAAAACATCTCTTTTAGTCTCAATTCCTGCATACTCTCAATACAATTCACGAATTCTCAAGCTTATCCATCGTTTCGTGGTACTCACAAAGATCTTACACAAAAAATCCCCTAACACTCGATATGTACGAATAGGTGTGATGCTTGGGTTATGGTGTTGCAGACCATGGCTTAGGCCGGTTCCACCCAAATCGCAATCCATGGCCATGGGTCGGATGCAAGTACGGTCCGATCGTCCGCATGTTAGATCGATTGGACTAGTCGGTTAAAAGGCTACACAGTTGTGTCATGTCTCTACACGGTTTCTTGGACCAATGCCTTGGCCGGTCCAGGTAAGACAGTCCTAGGCACATTGGCCGGACTTATGACTGAACCGATCGATCCTAGATCCTTGCCGTGTGGTCGGATTGGATCATTGGCGATCCAGTTATGGGTTTGTTTGGCTTGCGATTATACTTGGAGTAACTCTAACTTAGGGTCGATTGATTTTGAGTAGAATTATAGTAGATACTTGGTAGTAACTAAGGGAACCGAACCATGCATGGCTAGACTCGATTGTTAGGATATCGGTTTATGATTGATATGTTATTGTATGTGGTTTCAAGATCTGAAGTTAATCGTGGTAAGACCAAGGAGCCGTGAAGACTCGATCAATGTGAAGTTGTGTACTGTGTGGGTAGATCAGATTAGGAATGAACTTATGATAACCTATAGTCCAACTTAAACCTATGTATTGAATCTCATTTTATGGTTAATATAGAAACCGATTTACCTTATGTTTGTACTTGTCTTGTTCGACTGATATAAACCTCAAATGATTGGAAATGACTTAGAAAATAATGGAGTTAAAATGAATCATGGGTAAGGCCGCGGGTCTGGTTGGGTCGAGGAACCCAAGATCGAGTCTTACAACAGTAGTCAACATAGGTTCCATCTTTGCATGTATGTGTCCTCCGCAGTAGCTCAATGTAAGGTGGAGAACCAGAGGAAACCATCTGGAAAACAAAGGCAAAAACAGTAGTTAAATTGTTGATAGGTGAAAAATAAAGACAAAAAGTTCCATGTTATATTCAATCCTTAAATACTACCGGTCCTGCATTATGCTTGACATGATCAGATTTGCGGCAAGCAACAGCTGTTTTGCTCTTCTTTCGAGCAGGTTCTGCGGCCTAATACGCCAAGAGAGTGTCCCAGTTCTCACCACTAATGTAGCCAGGTTTCTTGTTCTTCCTCTTCTTAGTGCTGATGCGTCCATATATTGTTATCCTAATCTCTTTTTTCCAGTGGAAGTAGACTAGATCATTAAATTGTGTTTCCCAATAGTACTGTTGCTACAAAGGAAGAGACACAGACACTAACCACAAAGGTTTGCCACCACATTAAATTGTGTTTCCCAATAGTATTAGTATTGATGAATGGATTTGCTAAATGATATTGGAAATGTAAAATAATTACAATCAGAGATACAAACACTAACCACAAAGGTTTGTCACCACATTTGCTTCTTCTCTTCAGGCACTTTACTCCAATTCCTCCAAGGTCCCATGAAATACCCCTGCCATGTTGAGCGAACAAATATATTGACAGAAGGGCCAATATCGAACCTAATAACATGATAAAGAGACCACAACAATTAGTAAATACAAACAGAGAAGCATAATGAGAAAGAAAACATATAACAAAGGTAAACAACTTACCATAAAGGTCCATTCACTTTGTCTGGATGCAGACTTTGCTGGGATAGCCTTGAAGGAGCGTTGAGCATTGCATTTAAACTGATATTTGCATAGTTGGTAGAGCGTGAACATGGCAACCTAGCCACGAAAATCTAGTGACTAAACCGTGCCTGCGGTAGCCACTGATTATTTGTGGCTATATCGTGGTTGGTTTTGCTACGGATTAACCACGGATTCGATAAAGTCATGGTTTCTTCGGGTTCGTGATTTTATCGTGGCTAGTACGTGGCTATTTCAGATATTTTTACTAGTGAAATTTTGTAAATATTTTAAACCAAAATTCATTATTAAATAAAAAATATTTTCTGTTAAAATGTTTAGTAACTTAATAATTAATTTAGAAAAAATATATATTTTTAAACATGTAGAATAAAAATAATTATACAATTAATATATGGTTCTTTTTTTTGTCAGCAATATATGGTTCTTTATATACTCGTATATATATTGGATATTTATTTAAAAATAAGTAATTTTAATTTGCTTTTTTTTAATGGATTCATAGAATTATATATACCTAGTTTTTTGGATTGGTAAACTAATCGAATAAAATTTTATTATATTCTACACATTCAATATGTGGAACTTTTCTTAACTTTGTCTTAGAGATAATGAATAGATTAAGTTGGGCATCAGATTGGGCTTGCCCCAACGTCTCTATTACCCTTTTGGGTTCTCATTAATAAAAAAAATGGAAAGCGTCGACATAAAGAATATTCATTCCTCTCGACACCGTTCGATTCGATCGACCTGCTGCTAACGGAAACCTAGAGTGGATTGCTCCGGGATGTCGAACGGCACAGATCACGCCCAACCACCGTCGGAAAAGTTGAGTCTTCCGATGGAATCGAGGCCGAAGAAGCGTGCGTCACCGGGGGATAACTGGGCGCCTCCTCCAGGTTGGACGACCGAAGAAAAGGTTCGAACCTCCGGTACCAAAGCTGGTTTGGTGGACAAGGTACTTGATCGAAATTTGCAGATTAGCCCCCTCAATTTGTTTTTTTTTTTGGTTTATTTGTTGATTAGAATTGGAATAGAAACTGATGACCGAGATTCGTCAAGTAAAATTGGAAAATTTGGTCTTCGGTTTTCAGATTATCGTCATCTTATTGGAGACTTATCATAAATAATCTTGCTTTACCTTTTTTAGTTAAAGGATAGGTTTTGTGAATCCTTTTCTAAATGGATGTTAATTTGATGGTAATGTTGTTTCCCATCTTTAGAAGAAAGAAAGATAATGCAAATGCTTTTAATTTCCCTTTTTATGTAATGTAGTTCTACTACGAACCTGTTACAAATCGCAAGTTCCGGTCAAGGACCGAGGTGATGTACTACTTGGAACACGGAACGCCTAAAAAGAAAAACAAGAAATCGGTTAACAACAGTGACACCAAATCACAAGTGAGTTCAGAGATTTTTCTCTATTTTCTTATGAGACTTCAGCGTTTCTGTCTTTTATATTACCTCACCTTTTTTTTTTTTGTAGCGTTCTGAAGACCGAGGAAGCTATAAGCGGCTGACCCAATCCAACAAAAAGGCTAACGAGCAGCCACCCCCACCCCCACCCCCACCCCCAATGCCGCTGGACTTTGATTTTCTGAATGTCCCCGAGAAGGTCATTTGGACAGGGACAAACGGCTTACAGGAAGCTTGGTGTCCTTTCATTGGGGACTACAAGATTCAAGAATCTGTCAGCCAAGATTGGGACAGAGCCTTCACTCTTCTCACCGCAAATGCAAATATGTCGGTTTAGAAGATTGGTTCACCAAATGTAATAACTCGCTCTAGAGATTTATATCTACTTAGTATTTACTGATCCTAGCGTGGATTTTCCATTCATTTGTCTAAAGCGTGCAATGCAGGTTAATTTAATACTCAGGTGATTGTTTAGTAACCCTTTAATTTCGGTTGTAATCTTAGTATTTTCCTAAGACAATAAATATATTAGATGTATTGCCTTTGCGTTGTTGAACGATCTATATAGCCTTTTGAGAGAATCCTTGAGTAACTAGTTGGGTATGAATTCTAACGGTTGATGCATGGCGTTGGCCCAGGCTTGTTACTTCTCTTCTCAGTTGTCTCTGCTTTCAAACATGTAAATTGGACGACGATTAGTGATGCGACAGTGTGATACAGAGAAAGAATATTCGGGCATAAAAATTCCAAGCAATAGACTTGGTTCGACTCCCGCAGACGCAACTCTTTACTGCTAGAAATTTTGGTGTTTCAAAGTGACCCCAAAGGGTGAGCCACTAAGTCATTCAAGATAATGCTCTTGTAGTCTCGTTCATTTGTGATGAACTGATAAAATAATAAGCTCACGATATTCTGCCTTCGAGTTAAGGAAACAATCAAAATCGAAATTTCTTTAAAAAATTTTGGATACTTGCAAATATAGTATTAAAGCGTGGCTGGTCACTGTATTGTACTGCCTCCCCAGATTTTGGCAGAAAACACAATTAATTTGGTAGCTTATCTAAGATTTGTGCGTATGCCCCTCTATATTCAAACAATTGAAATAGGTGAAGTGGATCTGTGTCATGGTTGGGTATGAAGTTTAAACATCTTATTAATCTGTGGTTCAAATTTTGTGATTATAGGAGTTAGAAGCTCCTTGAATGCATTCAAGACATTCAGAGAAATGATACATACGGAGTTGGAGAAATCAGGTATAGGCAAAGTGGCGAGTTTAGAAGTGTGCCAGGATTTTAGAAGTGTGCCAGGAAGGTACATGGTTTTAGTTTTAGATTAGAGTTATTTGATCGAGTAAGAGAAGTAGTAGTTGTGAGATTATCAATTAAACCGTAAATCTTAGGCATGGGGTGTTATCCCAAAGTAGAAGATGCAAATCAATCTTACGTCATTAATACATTTGCACTATAGTCTTGAATTAATCACATATAAGTGAAACAAATATCTTATCAACTCATTTTTGGTTTATATGGTTGTATTCATTTTAATCCTAAACAAATCCCAACTTCCTGAGAGATTGATATGCCATTAAGGGTTTACGTATCGAAGAGGAAGAAGCAGAACGTGAATAAGAAGAGTGAAGGAAGTGATGAGCTGGCAAGGGGGAATTAATAATAAATAGAAATTGTATACGAGTCTTGATATAAAAGATCGGTTAGTTAGTTACAGAGATTCATTCTGTTATGAATCAAGAGGCTGGATCTCAGATTGTGAGATTCGAGAATAGGCTTAGCTCTCTGGTTTATAGAGACTAAGAGTGGGAGGTTGGGTGGTACTTGATCAATAAATACTTCAGTTCTTATCAAATTGGTGCGGGTGAGCATTCTGGATCGAACGATCGTGACAATGACGAGAGCGACGACGTTGGAGTCGTTATCGCAGACGGTGGCGACGAACTACGCGGAACAACAGGAATCGACGGTGCAGCTACGAGCGTCGATGACGAGTTTGGAGGAAAAGTTTACCGATCTTTACAATCTCCTGACGATAGCTCCTCCGGTGATGGAGGATTTGCATCGGAGTCCGGCGAACGGTCAGAATCAGGTACGCGATTCCGAATTGGAACCTGGCTGTAGTCTCAGATCTGATGCGAATAGGGATAGACCGAGATTGGTTGATGATCGTGATAGCTTGATTCGTCGGATTGAGCTACCGTTGTTCAACGGAGAGGATGCATATGGTTGGATTGCTTTGGCAGAAAGATACTTCAGGAATGGCGGTTACGGTGAAGCGACGAAGCTCGACTTGGTATCCGTAAGTTTGAGTGGCGACGTGTTGAGCTGGTTCAACAGTGAGATTTTGTGACAACCGTTTGAAAATTGGATGGATTTCAAGAATCGATTGCTTGCGAGGTTCAGTAGGGTGAAGTTAAGAGATCCAAGCCAACATTTCTTCAATGTTCAACAAACGGGGAACGTGGCGGAGTATATACATACGTTCGAGGATCTTTCTACTCAAGTTTCTGGCTTATCTGATACTCAGAAGAAGGGTATATTCATGAATGGTTTGTCTCCAGAGATGAGAGAAGTAGTGACTATGTGTAAGCCAGTGGATTTGCCTGTTATGATATCAACTGCATATCAGATGGAATCGAGTTCTCTTTTCAGCGTGGTGCAGAAGGAGATGCAAACGCGAAACAAGGATAAAGCAGGAGGCTCTTCATCGGTGTCAAAGTCTTACTCTAGTTTCAATCCTCATTCAGGGTGGAAACAGAAACAAGTCCAGCAAGAGAAGACTCAACAAGATAAAAATCAGCCAGCAAAGCAGCAGGGGAATATAAGACCAGCCATGCGCTTGACGGAGACACAAATTGCGGAAAAAAGAAGATTGGGGCTTTGTTACACTTGTGACGCGAAGTGGAATAGGCAGCATGTTTGTCCGAATGCGTCGCTGAGAGTGTTGACTGTGATAAATGGGTTAGAAATGGAGCTGATTGGTAATGAGAGTATGGAGATTGATGA
This sequence is a window from Brassica oleracea var. oleracea cultivar TO1000 chromosome C1, BOL, whole genome shotgun sequence. Protein-coding genes within it:
- the LOC106343787 gene encoding methyl-CpG-binding domain-containing protein 5, yielding MSNGTDHAQPPSEKLSLPMESRPKKRASPGDNWAPPPGWTTEEKVRTSGTKAGLVDKFYYEPVTNRKFRSRTEVMYYLEHGTPKKKNKKSVNNSDTKSQRSEDRGSYKRLTQSNKKANEQPPPPPPPPPMPLDFDFLNVPEKVIWTGTNGLQEAWCPFIGDYKIQESVSQDWDRAFTLLTANANMSV